The proteins below come from a single bacterium genomic window:
- a CDS encoding DUF2304 domain-containing protein, which translates to MILKILVLVFAIWILLRLTASYREKRIDTFNFVVWSLIWLLVVVVVSHPYYTDKVARWVGVGRGTDIAFFVAFLLMFYLVFRLYVKITAIESDLTELAKHIALINHRLENKGGDGEKKKDKQKKEG; encoded by the coding sequence ATGATACTTAAAATTTTAGTTCTTGTCTTTGCTATCTGGATTTTACTTCGCTTAACTGCCAGCTACCGCGAGAAAAGAATTGATACTTTCAACTTTGTGGTTTGGAGTCTTATTTGGCTGTTAGTTGTAGTTGTGGTCAGCCACCCCTACTACACTGACAAGGTTGCCCGTTGGGTTGGGGTAGGAAGGGGCACGGATATTGCCTTTTTTGTTGCTTTTCTTCTTATGTTTTATCTTGTGTTTCGCCTTTATGTCAAAATTACTGCTATAGAGTCAGATTTAACTGAGTTGGCAAAGCATATTGCTTTAATTAATCATCGTTTGGAAAATAAAGGAGGAGATGGCGAAAAAAAGAAAGATAAGCAGAAAAAAGAAGGCTAG